A single genomic interval of Helianthus annuus cultivar XRQ/B chromosome 13, HanXRQr2.0-SUNRISE, whole genome shotgun sequence harbors:
- the LOC110899795 gene encoding protein LURP-one-related 15 isoform X1 gives MMAQPSHDAHVIGPQFVVPYQINVVVNRCPTGYLEITDIQNNIMFTIRSCNTPLHCQRLMRDGRGTPIAMLRAKNRTAHDRWNIFRGQSNVDSDMIFTAAKNNMIQNQTYVNVFLGNKTSHNVSCDFHIEGSWSKRNCAFFSGNTSTIIAQMRLAQPPERFMVTISPNVDYAFVVALIGTIDAMKSSGSIKAAAHVAVGIATGAVRYISGVGPP, from the exons ATGATGGCTCAACCAAGCCATGATGCACATGTAATCGGCCCTCAATTCGTTGTGCCATATCAAATTAATGTTGTAGTAAACAGATGTCCTACTGGATATCTTGAGATCACAGACATCCAGAACAATATCATGTTCACAATAAGATCGTGTAACACACCTCTCCATTGTCAGCGGTTGATGCGCGATGGGCGTGGAACACCAATTGCTATGCTTCGGGCAAAG AACCGGACTGCCCATGATCGATGGAACATATTTAGGGGTCAAAGTAACGTTGATTCAGATATGATATTTACCGCTGCCAAAAATAACATGATCCAGAATCAAACCTATGTAAACGTGTTCTTGGGGAATAAAACGAGTCACAATGTTTCTTGTGATTTCCATATCGAAGGGAGCTGGTCGAAAAGAAACTGCGCTTTTTTTAGCGGAAATACTTCAACAATCATAGCCCAA ATGCGTCTAGCGCAACCACCGGAGAGATTTATGGTGACAATTAGTCCTAATGTGGATTATGCATTTGTGGTTGCACTTATTGGCACTATTGATGCTATGAAAAGTTCTGGTTCAATCAAAGCTGCTGCCCATGTTGCTGTCGGAATTGCTACTGGTGCGGTTCGATACATTAGTGGAGTTGGGCCTCCCTAG
- the LOC110899795 gene encoding uncharacterized protein LOC110899795 isoform X2, whose protein sequence is MMAQPSHDAHVIGPQFVVPYQINVVVNRCPTGYLEITDIQNNIMFTIRSCNTPLHCQRLMRDGRGTPIAMLRAKMRLAQPPERFMVTISPNVDYAFVVALIGTIDAMKSSGSIKAAAHVAVGIATGAVRYISGVGPP, encoded by the exons ATGATGGCTCAACCAAGCCATGATGCACATGTAATCGGCCCTCAATTCGTTGTGCCATATCAAATTAATGTTGTAGTAAACAGATGTCCTACTGGATATCTTGAGATCACAGACATCCAGAACAATATCATGTTCACAATAAGATCGTGTAACACACCTCTCCATTGTCAGCGGTTGATGCGCGATGGGCGTGGAACACCAATTGCTATGCTTCGGGCAAAG ATGCGTCTAGCGCAACCACCGGAGAGATTTATGGTGACAATTAGTCCTAATGTGGATTATGCATTTGTGGTTGCACTTATTGGCACTATTGATGCTATGAAAAGTTCTGGTTCAATCAAAGCTGCTGCCCATGTTGCTGTCGGAATTGCTACTGGTGCGGTTCGATACATTAGTGGAGTTGGGCCTCCCTAG